The sequence atccatttcgagtttatctttgtgtatggtgtaagagaatggttgagtttcattcttctacatatagctgtccagttttcccagcaccatttattgaagagactgtcttttttccactgtgtattttttcctgttttgtcaaagattatttgaccatagcgttgagagtccatatctgggctctctactctgttccactggtctatgtatctgtttttatgccagtaccaaaagaaattgaagaagacacaaaaagatggaagaccattccatgctcttggatcagaagaataaacattgttaaaatgtctatactgcctagagcaatctatacttttaatgccattccgatcaaaattccaccggtatttttcaaaaagctggagcaaataatcctaaaatttgtatggcatcATAAGAGacccccgaattgctaaggaaatgttgaaaaacaaaaataaaactggtgacATCAcattacttgatttcaagctttactcaaagctgtgatcaccaagacagcatggtactggcataaaaataagtCTAGTTTGACAGGCTACTGAAGAGGAGGTCATTTGAAAAGATAGCTTGTGTTATAGGACAAGGTTCCTCATCAGGGCCACAAATCCTGGACTGGACAAGCCTGTATATGACAAGCCCATGTTACTAGGTCCTTCTGCCCACTTCATCCAGCACCCCAAAACAGGAAGGTTCTGGTCAGAGATACAGCAAGTTCATCTTTCTGAGGAGGGTCCTACCTATTTCTGGTAGAAACTCACAGCCGACATGGTGATGGTGTTTAGGACCACAAGCAGCCCTGGggtgtaaaaacaaaacaaaaagtgtatACATGCCCCAAGGCTAGAGAAGTTCTATTGAGAGGGTTGGCAAAATTAAGCTTGGATATTCAACACCCAATCTAGGATTGTAGGGATCCTTTgactttgtcatttcttttcttttctttttttttttaaatgattttattcatttctttgacagagagatcacaagtaggcagagaggcaggcgggggctggagcagtttccccactgagcagagagcccaatgtggcactcgatcccaggatcctgagaccatgacctgagctgaaggcagaggcttagcccaatgagccacccaggtgccccctaagaggatgttcttttttttttttttttttttaaatttcttttcagcgtaacaatattcattgtttttgcaccacaccctgtggtCCATGCAATCCAttccctctctaatacccaccacctggttcccccaacctcccacccctcaccccttcaaaaccctcagattgtttttcagagtccataatctctcatggttcacctccccttccaatttgacTCAACTCccgtctcctctccatctccccttgtcctccatgctatttgttatgctccacaaataagtgaaaccatatgatcatcgactctctctgtttgacttatttcattcagcataatctcttccagtcccatccatgttgctacaaaagttgggtattcatcctttctgatggaagcataatcctccatagtatatatggaccacatcttccttatccattcgtctgttgaagggcatcttggttctttccacagtttggtgaccgtggccattgcttctataaacataggggtacagatggcccttcttttcactccatctgtatctttggggtaaatatccagtagtgcaattgcagggtcatagggaagctctatttttaatttcttgaggaatctccacactgtttttcaaagtggctgcaccaactataacctgagctgaaggcagaggctttaacccactgagccacccaggcacccttggctTTGTCATTTCTACCTTTTCTAAACACCAACATTGAACTTGGAGACTTCTCTCATTTTAATGGCTGTCACCGTGCACAACTACTCTTAGATTCTGTGACTCTACTGACTTCAAAAACTGGaagagattgggggggggggagtctgtGTCTCTACTACTTTACTTTCAGGGTACAGACATCACAGCATGTTCCAATAATGCATTCCTCTGCTCCACAGATGTGATAACTACTGAAGTACTTGAGCCTGGCACAGGCGGAATCCTAAGATGGTTTCTAGGAAGTTTTGCTACTAGTTTGCCCACTTAAAATTATCAAAGtgggagattatatatatatgtatatatatattaggtatattattagttattagttaAAAAAAGTCTATGTACATGTATCTAAAAGCTCCTGCTCTTAATCTTTGGGCTAATAAGACTATCCCCCCAAccatgtctgggtggctctgtcagttaagtgtttgccttcaatttaggtcatgattctgggatcccaggacccacatCAGgcctgggagcttgcttctccctctccctgcagctccccctgcttgtgcatttctctctctctctccctctctctctctctctctctctctgtcaaataaataagtaaaatcttaaaaaaaaaaaagactatcccCCACTCATGCAGAAaattggagttttaaaaaatcttacttcTGGCCTATACCAGTAAAGGGCAGAGGTCCTCCATGGTAGCTTTCAAAGCTTTCTGCAGCCAGAAGACAGACTATTGAAAATCAGACCCAGGGTAGGATTTTAAGGCGGCCATAAATAAGAAGACAACTGAATGTTCAGTCTCAATAAAAAGTTTGCTTTGGTGTAGATGACCTAATACAGAAAGTGACCTGATACAGAAAGAGCAAGAAATGAAGCATTTCAGTGAATGAGCCTACAACTACTCAACCTTCCTTATTTTCTGAATCTTCCAGGCTGGCAGAAGCACTTATTTTCCCTTCACAAGGAGAGAAAAGTTTCTCTGCCTGAATATCACGACATGACCTTATTTGAAGAAGGTGCTTTGCAAGAAGTTTCTTGCTCTCTTTAAGAAGAAGATCTACTTCATCACTTTTCATGGTTTCCAAGCCTGGTTATACCTTAGTACAGTGTAGGTAGAGAAATACAGTATTTGCTTTTAGAGAAAATAACTTCTATGCAAAGAAAGTTGTAGGACAAGGGGTATACCCCTTGTCTCCCTCCACAAGAATCCCAGAAGTCTGAATCCCCGTTGAGAAACACTGTATTAACATAATACAGTTTCATCAGTTCTTCCCTTGTttgctgtcttttttcccttctgaccTTGCATCCTAGGGTGGCTCAGGCTCTGTATACCAATCTTAAGACTGCAACTGTCTCTATTTCTTAGAAAAACTGAATGGATTGTCCTGACCCACTTCACATGGATAGTCTTCTGTTTCTAGCCACCAAAACATTTAATATCCATCTTCTGACTCTTGAGATGGTCCAGACAGATACTTTATATCTACTCATTACTTCAAAGCATGTATTATAGTAGTAACTTATTTAAGCCACTTGTTTGAGTCATTCATCTGAATAGGATATAATGTTGGCCCCAGGCCTATTAGAGttacaaaatagagaaaagtagTGTCATGAGAAGGGCTTGGACCTCTAACCCTGCTGGGAGATTGCTTAATTTAAATAGTGGATatcagaagggaaagagaaaccaaaggaCTCTAGAGTGGACCAGTAAGTGAGGAGAGCAGGTGGGCCTAAAGAGAGGATGAGACAATAGAGCAGTACATGTTAAGATGAACCGGTTGGACAAGAATGAAGGAGCAGTGATCCTGGGCACCAGATATAGTTTTTCCTGTATTACAAAGTCAGAGAGACTGAAACTAAGAAAGTAACTGTACAATAGCTTAAATTAGGGTAGCATCCCTGATATCAGCAATTTCCTGTTGGGAAGACAGAGTTTGGTATTTTAGTTTCAGTAAGTTGAGAACAATTGGTAACATCTCAGACTTTAAACCTTCATAAAAGCTGTGCTTTAATAGTACATCACATACTAAAGACTTTGATCTTAGACTAAgagaaatataggaaaataaaatctgaaagcctGAAGTTAAACCTCTTAAGATAAGATCTTGACACATCAATAAGTAAATCATGCCTGCtagacaaaaactaaaaactccTCAAGGCAAGAAAATGAGATCAAGAGATTTTTCAATACATCATTTACAGTGTCTGGTATACATTGAAAAATTACTATACATACCAAAAAAGCATAATCAAGGGGACACAAAGTTAGCAGAAAGAGACTTCTCATAGCTCATAATTTGggttaaacaaatattttctctttgtgtttagaattaaatattaaagcaaatattttaccATAACtataaaaacagtttaaaaaatacaaagaagatgGGTAAATAAGTAACAATTGTTAGTAGGCAACCTTCTTGGGAGCTTCCTAGGTGTAATCTGAAACAGGTCCCTGTACACAGAAGGCAAGGAAAGATCGAAGAAAGAGGCAAGTCACTCCAGATTGGTGGGTAGAAGGTTTAATAAAGGCACTTACATATGAGTCCTGTCTTGGGCAGCCACAAGGTGAGTTGATCTCTACATCCACCCACCAGaactttaaaagtttatatagaggccTTAACTGAGCTTAGTCATGTATACCACTCAGATGGTCTCAGACACCTTACTCTCTCAAGGATATGTCCTGGGAACAGCTCCCAGTGTGAGGATGGTAGGCAGAGCATACTCCCAAGGACAGGAGAGGAGGTGAGAGTGTCTGATTGTCTGGGTCCAATGGTTCTCCTAATTACCTCCTGATATGAGGATTTAAGGAGCGATTTAGAAACCGCATAaaagaatcaaattaaaattatatatctgaaaatatatCTGAAGTAAAATCATTATTGGGAAAAACATCAGATTGGATAATGTGAAAGAAAGGATAGAGAACCTGAAGACCAAGTCAATAAAAGTTATTCAGTATTCTATTAACCGgttaagagaaacagaaaagagtttAAATAAGTAGAATGACATTTGGGTCTCTATCAAGTAGTCTTACATATAAGTAATTGAAGTCCCAGGAGGAGAAAAATGGGtcagaaaaataactgaattaaaaacattttccaaatttgattacaaaattataaaattaacccACAGACCCAGGAAATTCAGAGTCCTAAGcaaaatgaatacaaagaaaattacaCACTGACACAAAGTCAAACTGATGAAAactaaatacagaggaaaaatgtaatcaaaacttctgaaaaaagatataattatGGGAATAATAAGAATTATGAAAGACTTTCATAAAAAATGAGGTAAGAAAATGAAGGGCCAATGTATTTagagtgctaaaaggaaaaataaatctatcaaTTTAGAATTCTATagctagcaaaaaaaaaaaaaaaagaattctatagctagcaaaaatttttttaatctaaaacacatttttaaaaaagattttatttatttatttgacagagatcacaagtaggcagagagaaagggggaagcaggctccctgctgaacagacagcccaatgtggggttcgatcccaggaccctgagatcatgacctgagctgaaggcagaggctttaacccactaaaagccacccaggtgcccctcaaaaacacattttaaataagaatattttcaggTAAAAAGTGAGAGAATTTCTTTCCAACAAACTTATACTacaaaaatgctaaaagaagTTTTTCATGTTGAAGAGAAATACTATATGAAAATTTAGAtttataggaaggaaaaaagagcacggaaaatagtaaatatatgcataaaatagttttattaaattctttgaaGTAGTTTAAGTTTAAGtttataatgcatataaaatatatgtaaatacatagcttatgtaaaatatgtataaaaatatcacaaAGGACAGAGTAAATGGAACTGAACTGTTTAATATTCTTATGTTTTACATGAAGAGATATAATATGAATTTAAGGAAGATTGTTATAAATTAGGGATATAGAGGGTAAGCCCTAGAACTATCTGTACAAAAATAATATGCAGTACAGATAATCACAAGTAGAAGGGATAGAATAGTATTTCAAGTATACCTAAGTATCcaagtattttaataatatgaaataCAGCTAACCACAAGTAGAGGGGATAGAATGGTATTTCAATATGTGTTCAAttacctccctcccccaaatgcaatatagcagaaataaaggaataaagaacaaaggaggtaaataaaaaacaaatggtaaGACAGACAAACAGACTTAAAGTATATTATAACATTAAATGTAAACAGACTACACATTCCAGTTAATAAGCAGAATTTGTCAGACTAGATACATAAGCATTTTTGTTCTTTACAGTtacctaaattgaatttaaacaaaaaaatttaaagataaatatataaaaattagaaatacgtATACACCTAATAACAGATCTTTGAAATACGCAaagcaaaactgacagaaataaaaggaaaaatagaggaaaagcCACAATTGTAATTAGAACTTTTTAACAGCTCTGTCAGTGACTGATAGGAGAGCcagataaaaaaatctttaaagatatggTAAAGTTGACCATTGATCAACTTGACCTGAGTGATAACCCTAAAATATACTCTAAACctgaagaaatattaatttgaagTGCACATGGACTATTTACTCAGATAGGCTATATAagggccataaaacaagtctgaATACATTTTGAAGGGCTGAAATACAGTCAGCCCTGTATATTATGGTTTGCCAGccataatggaattaaattataacttaaaagcaataataaatataGGAAATCACCAAGTACTTGAAAAGTAAACAATACACTTAAAATAACCCATGGGTCTTAAAAAAGTCATAAGGGAAATTAAACAGTAGTACAAAATATGTTAacacaacatattaaaatatgtggGATACAGCTAAAGCAATGCATACAGAGAAGCTTCTACATGTGagtttttatgaaaaaaacttaaaaatcagtgACCTTAAGTTTCCACCATAAGAAGCTAGAAATAGaggagcaaattaaacccaaagtaaatagcagaaaggaaataaagagcagaaattaaagaaaaacaaatagagaaaagtCAACAAAGCcagtctcattttaaaaattaatagaattgatATACCTCTCTCCCCTACCAGCATGACAAAATAAGACAAAGTAAACAtgaataatgaatataataaaaggtGACAAATCCTacagaattgaaaggaaaataaaaggatattatgaataattttatacaCTTGTTGGTATATTATGACAATTGTTATTTTGACAAtctagagaaaatggaaagattgtgaaaatagaaaatttgaatagaatcatattcattaaaaattaaatgtaaaataaacaaaggaaacttCAGACCCACATTTCTTTCCCAtgtaattttatcaaatatttaaggaatacaATACATGTTATatgaacattttcagaaaatagatCAATAGGGAATACTTTAATACATTTTAGGAGGTAAACAAAACCCTGATATAAGAACTTGACAAGGaaattacaagaaagaaaattacaagatCAGTATCTTTCATGAACACAGGCCAGTTATCCCtaccaaaatattagcaaacttaTTCCAGTAATATACAAATTTGATAGCACATCCtaaccaagtggggtttattccaggaatacaAGGTAGTTTAACAttgaaaaataagtcaattggtATACTCCATTAgtagaatgaaggagaaaaatcatgtgaTTGCCTaactatatgaaaaaaatgatgacCAAATTCAATACCATCGGaataattttcaataattagTAAAGAAAACTTATGAAAAACCTATAGTTAATATAATACTTAATTAAGAAAGATTGAATACTTTCCtcctaagatcagaaataagacaaggatgtttgCCTAAATTTATTGAATGTTGTATCAGAGGTCCTAGCGAATATGAGATcagaaaaaagtttcttttttttaaaatcttatttttttaaaaaaaatttatttatttatttgacagagagagatatcacaagtaggcagagaggcaggcagagagagagagagagagcagactctccgttgagcagacagccccgatgcagggcttgatcccaggaccctgggatcatgacctgagccgaaggcagaggctttaacccactgagccacccaggtgccccctaaaaaaataatttctacaaaaATTATTACTAGGGTTTGATTATATGTTTTctaacaaatttatatatatatatatttacatatatatgtacatatacacatatatatatcagtcACTGTGGAAGTACAGTGTAGGAGGACTTATACTATTTTGAGACTTATTATAAAGTTATTAAGACAGTGTTGATATGAGGATATGAGATTGATATGATAATCAAATAGAttaatcaaagagaaaagaaaatccagaaatacatCCACACATAAAGAGTTGACTGATATTTGACAAAGTTGCCAAGGCAATTCAATTTGgaaaagagtcttttcaacaaattcaGGAACTGAGTATCtgtaagtggaaaaataaatcttgatctctacttcacaccatatacaattattttttgtGTTGGATCACATAGAATTAAAAgttaaatctataaaacaaagcaCTAACCATGAATAAGATTGCTAATTTTGAATTTGCAACTAAAAATTTgtttcattatgttcagttagccaacatatagtacataagtttttgttgtagtgttcaacgattcattagttacTTTATATGCaactaaaaatttctttttatcaaaagAGATctataagaaaatcaaaaggcaaGCCACAAAATTAGCCAATATTTTCACTATGTTTATATAACAAATGacttgtattcaaaatatataaatgactagtacaaatcaataagcaaaaagttcaataaaaatggacaaaaggcaTTGACCTTTTATAGAAGGTGTATGCACAAACATTAAGTGTATAAAAAGTTGCTCAATGTCAGtcaccagaaaaatgcaaatgaaacccATAAATTACCATTTTACACATAttggaatggttaaaataaaaaaagtttggtAGTTTCAAGAGTTGATCACGATGTGGAACAACTGAGAAGTGTCTTACAGCCCTGGCAagagtataaaatggtacaattactttggaaaacaattcgGCAGGTTCTATTAAACATGTTTACCTTataacccagaaattctacttttagTGTAAGAAATAGTCATAGCAgttttttataatagtaaaaaaaaaaaaaaaaaaaggaagcaactcaagtgtccccAAGTAGTTAAACTCAGTGTAttcatgcaatgaaatattagcaaataaaaaggaattcaCAGCTCATGCACAATATATGAATGAATCTAAAAAACATGTTGAGCCAAGGAAGTTagacacatatatattacattatttcaCTAATATGAACTTTTAGAACACTTAAATTTGATCCAAGGTAATCAAAATCAAATAGTGGTTTTCTCAGTGGGAGACCCCTAAGGGTTTTACCTGGAAAGAGcacaagggaactttctgggattataaaaatattctgtatcttgattaaGGTGGTGGTTATTCTGTTGCACACATTTGTCAGATATCAtctatatatttaacatatgcattttttaggtaaattatacctcattaaaaaatagttttagaaaaataaatcaactgTAATCAATAGTCCCAGGTAGTGTATAGCTGGTTTTCTTGATTTCCCtaataatttgaattaaatatcCTGGAGACTAGAATTTATTGGCCAGTCTGAGGTCTCTAGTTGCCTGGAAACCTGGGCTGTTTGTGGGTAAATTAAAGCTACTACTTTTGAGCCCTAAAgtaaaggaagaattattttcataACACAGGAGTCATTGAGAGTACATGGGTGGGAAGATTTTGCTGAGGCTGCCTATTCAAGTTGTCACCAGGGATTTATCTTCCTGAATCATCATTATATTTCCATACCTTAGAAGAGTGTTCGGCATGTTCCATATTCTCAGAAGGGTCAGTAATATTAGGAAATAATTATCCCCTCATTCCTAGATTAAATATTATTAGATTTTTGGTTTCAGGGTCTAGATTTATAGGAACTTACTGGGTAAGGGTAAACAACAcagaatttagaattaaaaagatctgtattctggcTCTGATATTTACTGATTTCTTGGGCAAGTTATTACCTTCTTAatcttctgcctctggctctgtaAAGTATGGGTAATTATATGCCCTCATCAGATGGTTATGAGACTATAAGATGATGATGCATATTCTTGTGAGGCACTGCAGAGTGTTAGCTAATCCATTGCTATAACTGGAGGAAGTTCTGAAGACCTAGGTCTTCCTGAGCCTGCGAGTAGCCTTCTGTGCAAGCTCTTCCCTAACTTACTAAAATGCTTTGCTTGGGAGCCAAATACCTATTAACTCCCTATCTGCATGTGGATTCTAAGCAGGGATGTCAAAACCAGAGACTCTGAACTCTGGATCCTAATGAGCCTTCTAATCATAGCCATCACTCTCAATTCTAAAACCTGCTCTGGAGGTCAAACTGGACTGCTTTCTTGATTTTCTCTCCAACGAAGGGGTCTGGTCTTTTCCCTGGATATTTGAGGCTTCTTGGCAGCTCCACATGGCCACTCCCAGAGAACGGACTTGATATCATCTAGCCTGAGACTTTGTTACCGCACCTTACACCCAGGCATTGTTGAAGGCTTCTGAGAAAACAGGCTTTCCTATCTGTACAGACGTGGAATGAAAGAGGTGGGTACTAGGATCTCTTTTCTCTGAGCAATTTAGGTGTCCTTACTCAATACCCATGGTCCCTGTGCTTTTCCTAAACATACTTGTTTAATTTAGCTAATTAAACTAATTTGTTTCACTCTTGTCTCCCTACATGTAGTTCTCCTTTAAGAGTGAACAGTGAACAGTCTCCACAGGATTTTTGACCTAATCAAGTCCATACCCCTAGATTTTTAACATACTAAATGCTCACTGAAGAGATGAAAACTTTCACCTTCCTAGACTGACATTACACCTTGTTGCTTATTTCTCTGTACCATGGACATAGTTGTCCCTGTGGTCCATTGTTGAGTGttctgtctccatttctctgcttctcctctctgtgtatgtgtttctCCTGTCAAACTTGGAGTTCACTGAGGGAGGTATTCATGTATCCATACCCAAGTTGAAACACTTGACTATGGATgaggattatttttcctttttagatcaTCAGTCCtatctttctcattttatcaaGGTCTCCTAGAAGGTAGGAGCCATGTTAGAAGAGCAGTGTAGAATTCTCTGGGAGGCCATCATCAGCCTGGTGACCATGTTTCCCAATAGACAGGGCATCCATAAGCTTTGTAACCATATCTACATCACAAGTGGGAAATATCTGATGATTCTTCACGCAGACTGATGCTATATCTCCTTATCAAAGTAAGGATACCACTGGgtatgtgtttttctctctccaccaTGCTGGTGGAGAGAGACCATTGACCATTGACCAGCAATGGTCAAGAGACCTTTGCTATTGGTTCACAAACTGGCTCCCATACACAAAGAGCAAGAAGAGATGAAGGAAAGGGGCAGACCACTCAAGACGGGTAGGTGGCAGGTTAAATAAGCAAGGGACTTCCTTATGAGATTAGTCTTGGTGGCCACAAGATAAGTACCTATctgcaaaatcattttttttttccatctgctaaatcttaaaagtttatatagaggccttaactgggttcagtcagATATACTGTCCAGATGGGCCCAACAATACTTTACTCTCTCAAGGCTGTTTACATGGAACAGCTCTCACTGTGGGAATGGTGGGAAGAATGTACGTTCCAGGGACAGAAACATGGATAAGGATTGCCTAAATGCCCCCAGCCAACTCACAGGTTAACTGGCGGTTACATCCTCTCAGTGGCCTCCTCCAAGAATTGCTCAAGGCTTAAAGGAAGAAGACAGTTCCAGGGTGGGGCTGAAGACTTAAGAGTGAACAATGCCCCGCTTCATCAGTCGGAGGGCTCCATCCCGTATCTGTTTGGTCTTCATGCCGTAGATGATGGGGTTGAGCATGGGTGGTACAACAAGGTAGAGGTCAGCCAGGAGGATGTGGATGTGCCGGGGTACATGCTGGCCAAAGCGCTGTGTGTAGAATGAAAAGAGTCCTGGTGTATAGAAGAGAAGGATGACACCAAGGTGGGAGCCACAAGTGCCAAATGTCTTAGCCCTTGCCTCTTTGGAGGAAAGGCCTAACACAGACCGGATAATGAGTGTGTAGGAGACAGCGATGCAAATGGAGTCTGTGCCCACTACCAGCGTGGCAGCAGTGATACCATAGATGTTGTTTGGCCGTGTGCCCCCACAAGCCAGCTTTACCACAGCCATGTGCTCACAGTAGGAGTGGGCCACCACTCGGCTACAGTAGCTCAGCCTTGCCAGTAAGCAGGTGAGTGGGGTCATGAGCCCCAAGCCACGAAATACAGCAGCAGCTGCCAGCTTGCCCACAGCCTCTGGGGGCAACAATGACCCATAGTGCAGTGGCCGGCAGATGGCCAAGTAGCGGTCAAAGGCCATTGCTAGCAGGATACCAGATTCGACAGCTGAAAAGCCATGGATAAAGAACATCTGGGTAGCACAGGCCTCAAAGTTGATCTCAGTAGCATTTGTCCAAAAAAGCGCCAGGAGCTTGGGCACAGTAGAAGTGCAGAGTACCAGGTCAATGATGGACAGCATGCTTAGGAACAGGTACATGGGCTGGTGCAGGGCAGGCTCTGATCGTACCACCAGTAGCACTGCCATGTTGCCAAGTACTGCCAGGGCATACATGGAGCAGAAGGGAAATGCAATCCAAAAGTGGGATGCCTCCAGGCCAGGAATTCCCATGAGCAAAAAAGAGTTTGGGTTCTGATGGCTGTGGTTTGTGAACTGCATGGTCAGGTCCAGGTAGGGTGGGTAGAGAAGACCTTACTACCCAGCTCTGAGCCCCAGGAAGCCCTGAGAGATGAAGCCACAGGGATTCATTCTTATTCTGTGGCTGAAATGAAGTGGGCAGCAGAAAATATTTGAGTTAGATCTCATGAGAAATATCCAGGGATCAGGGTTGTAGAGCATTGGAAAGTGATGCAAGGCACAAGGTGAAGTTATCATTACCAGGGATCAAAGGAGTCCTTTCCACTTGTGCCTGATTCAATGATGTCTAGGCTGGGACTGCAGGGTGAGTGGCATGGCTATAGAACTCACTCTATGGTGAAGGAAAGTGACTAGAGAATCTTACCAGTCCTTACAGAATCCTATTCTgtttaaatgttcatttctttctgatcCATCTGCCTGTGGGACAATGAAAGGGTGACATAATGATGAAAGGCCAGGCAGATTGGATGGAAGACTCAAATGTAGTTACTTTTTAAGATGGGAAGATCAGGATGAGAAGTAATAGAAAGGAGAGTGGGGGATATTCAATGGGTTTTTCAGGGCACTGAGCCCATGGTTACTCATGGATGAGGCTCAGAACCTGGCTTCTGACCCAGAACAACCACCATATGGTGAGGGCCTGAGTCTCTTACAGCCTGCTAAAGCCATAACATTGCCTGGCTCATGTTAGTACTAGGATCCTGTGGTTGTTGTAGGTGTCTGTATGGATACTGGTAGAAACAGTGAGATGATGCAGAGTTGGTCAGTGGCAGAGGTCAGGCTAATTTGGCCATAATATGTGATCTGATAAAGTTATTGAGGGATGAAAACATAGTCTTATAAAAATCGAAGGTACATAAAGATGGTATAAGTGATTTTTAA comes from Mustela erminea isolate mMusErm1 chromosome 9, mMusErm1.Pri, whole genome shotgun sequence and encodes:
- the LOC116599051 gene encoding putative olfactory receptor 52P1, whose amino-acid sequence is MQFTNHSHQNPNSFLLMGIPGLEASHFWIAFPFCSMYALAVLGNMAVLLVVRSEPALHQPMYLFLSMLSIIDLVLCTSTVPKLLALFWTNATEINFEACATQMFFIHGFSAVESGILLAMAFDRYLAICRPLHYGSLLPPEAVGKLAAAAVFRGLGLMTPLTCLLARLSYCSRVVAHSYCEHMAVVKLACGGTRPNNIYGITAATLVVGTDSICIAVSYTLIIRSVLGLSSKEARAKTFGTCGSHLGVILLFYTPGLFSFYTQRFGQHVPRHIHILLADLYLVVPPMLNPIIYGMKTKQIRDGALRLMKRGIVHS